Proteins from a single region of Acidianus ambivalens:
- a CDS encoding antitoxin VapB family protein, with translation MPKVITISDDVYEKLSKLKGSKSFSQVINELIEYYNNSRKGRVEALDLIFGILSEEEAKELEKDVEEFRKSFKVREYGST, from the coding sequence ATGCCAAAAGTTATAACTATTTCTGACGACGTTTATGAGAAGTTATCTAAACTTAAAGGTAGTAAATCATTCAGTCAAGTTATAAATGAATTAATTGAATATTATAATAATAGTAGAAAGGGGAGAGTAGAAGCTTTAGATTTGATATTTGGAATACTTAGCGAAGAAGAGGCTAAAGAACTGGAGAAAGATGTAGAAGAATTTAGGAAGAGTTTCAAAGTGAGGGAATATGGTAGTACTTGA
- a CDS encoding xanthine dehydrogenase family protein molybdopterin-binding subunit → MRRLDLEDVIKGKGNYVDDIPFSGYYGVFVRSQYPHAILRKVDVEGARRKGALVLTAEDLLSLPNLKGKEEQEGSSSISSLLAFKKVRYVGEPIALVIAKDPYEATDLAEEVSVDYEPLPPVSNVDEALKNDVLVFDEVGTNEVYKKTFEYGEMPKDDEELEVSLYWSRSSGNPIETFGVISIPQGDEVTIISNVQAPQFQSNEISKYFKVKVVPTRHGGSFGSKFSVTRYAIVLGLASLKFNIPIKWIETRSEHLMASNSSGPERKFRIKAYFKRDGTVTGLDFKIWEDIGASLYNGQAFKPTGILAGPYKVKNIRYDVSLVATNKNPPGAFRGAGTPPHTWALERVMDFIADELKMERHEVRRKNLIDSFPYDAPYAHYDSGNPRNLLDLALSRKDLWSLREKGYGVGLACSTDPSTPSGQEGVKLSIKKGKVILGIGYGPEGQGNEHVGKLLVSRLLGIPPEAVEVELLSSNESPSSFGPGGSRMAVFLAGAIKGAVEELVSKLKRKYNAEYKDGFLIRGEEKIPITSLQEEVSYVYSQQGKTRFIAYPFACDVAVVKVDEETGLIKPVKLVVYLDPGTPLDEEVVKEQVIGGSAIGVSVALYESYVYENGQLLTLSLSDYGLPTADQMPEFEVNLVPTPSPYTPFGEKGIGEIPVGVAAAAVTSAVEDAIKRKITKVPIREEYRERYLFKINYFSH, encoded by the coding sequence ATGAGAAGGCTTGATCTTGAAGATGTAATAAAAGGAAAAGGAAATTACGTAGACGATATTCCGTTCTCAGGTTATTACGGAGTATTCGTAAGGAGTCAATATCCTCACGCTATCTTAAGGAAAGTTGATGTGGAAGGCGCAAGGAGGAAAGGTGCATTAGTATTAACTGCCGAGGATCTATTATCATTACCTAACCTTAAAGGGAAGGAAGAGCAAGAAGGAAGCTCATCGATTTCGTCCCTATTAGCTTTTAAAAAGGTAAGATACGTGGGTGAACCCATAGCTTTGGTAATAGCAAAAGACCCTTATGAGGCAACAGACCTAGCTGAGGAAGTTTCCGTAGATTACGAACCATTACCTCCTGTGAGTAATGTAGATGAAGCGCTTAAAAACGACGTTCTAGTATTTGATGAAGTAGGAACTAATGAGGTTTATAAGAAAACTTTTGAGTACGGAGAAATGCCTAAAGACGACGAAGAACTAGAAGTCTCTCTATATTGGAGTAGGTCTTCTGGAAATCCTATAGAAACCTTCGGAGTAATTTCAATTCCTCAAGGTGATGAAGTTACAATAATATCAAACGTTCAAGCACCTCAATTTCAGAGTAATGAAATCTCCAAGTACTTTAAGGTAAAAGTAGTCCCGACAAGGCACGGAGGAAGTTTTGGCTCCAAGTTCTCCGTAACTAGATATGCTATAGTCCTAGGACTTGCCTCCCTTAAATTCAACATCCCTATTAAGTGGATAGAAACTAGAAGTGAGCACTTAATGGCCTCTAACAGCTCCGGTCCGGAAAGGAAGTTCAGAATAAAGGCTTACTTTAAGAGAGATGGGACAGTCACCGGCCTTGACTTTAAGATCTGGGAAGATATAGGAGCTTCACTCTATAATGGGCAAGCTTTTAAACCTACAGGAATTCTAGCAGGGCCATATAAAGTGAAGAACATAAGGTACGACGTTAGTTTGGTTGCTACTAATAAGAACCCTCCGGGAGCGTTTAGAGGAGCAGGAACTCCTCCTCATACTTGGGCTTTAGAAAGGGTAATGGATTTCATTGCAGATGAGCTTAAAATGGAAAGACACGAGGTGAGGAGGAAGAATTTAATAGATTCCTTCCCTTATGACGCTCCTTATGCTCATTACGATTCCGGTAATCCTAGAAATTTACTTGATCTTGCGCTATCTAGAAAGGACTTGTGGAGTTTGAGGGAAAAAGGTTACGGAGTAGGTTTAGCTTGTTCTACTGATCCGAGCACACCCTCTGGACAGGAGGGAGTAAAACTATCAATAAAGAAGGGTAAAGTAATACTCGGTATAGGCTATGGACCTGAAGGTCAAGGTAATGAACACGTTGGAAAGTTGTTAGTCTCTAGGCTTTTAGGAATTCCTCCAGAGGCTGTTGAGGTAGAGCTACTCAGCAGTAACGAATCTCCTTCGAGCTTCGGTCCTGGAGGAAGCAGGATGGCCGTATTTTTAGCTGGGGCAATCAAAGGTGCAGTCGAAGAGTTGGTTAGTAAGCTGAAGAGAAAATATAATGCAGAATATAAGGACGGCTTTCTGATAAGAGGCGAGGAGAAAATTCCTATAACTTCCTTACAGGAAGAAGTTTCTTACGTCTATTCTCAACAAGGGAAGACAAGGTTTATTGCCTATCCTTTCGCTTGTGACGTTGCTGTAGTTAAGGTTGATGAGGAGACGGGGTTAATTAAGCCAGTGAAGTTGGTAGTTTACCTAGATCCAGGCACACCTCTAGACGAGGAAGTAGTTAAGGAGCAAGTAATTGGAGGTTCCGCAATTGGTGTTTCTGTCGCTCTTTACGAAAGTTACGTTTACGAGAACGGACAGTTGTTGACTTTAAGCCTCTCTGACTATGGATTGCCTACTGCTGACCAAATGCCGGAGTTCGAGGTAAATCTAGTTCCTACTCCGTCTCCTTATACTCCTTTCGGTGAAAAAGGGATAGGAGAGATCCCTGTAGGAGTTGCTGCAGCAGCAGTTACAAGCGCAGTTGAGGACGCAATAAAGAGGAAAATAACTAAAGTTCCGATAAGAGAGGAGTATCGTGAACGATATTTATTCAAAATAAATTATTTTTCTCACTAA